In Penaeus monodon isolate SGIC_2016 chromosome 8, NSTDA_Pmon_1, whole genome shotgun sequence, one DNA window encodes the following:
- the LOC119576060 gene encoding probable ATP-dependent RNA helicase DHX34, with protein sequence MGHSKHRDSSSESLEEKHRRKHKKKHRDSPSESSEEERSRKHKKRHWDSSSKSLEEERRRRHKKRHRDSSSESSEEERRRKHKKKQRKKSKKHYKRDSSRERDRKRTRSSSESREESSLGSYHQSIKRHKRSRSRMRSSSEESVPFNKKDEIKVKKEYEEREALKLSSDYNRKSEVKDTVAQRCGDEVPGSSVKHEKNKITSSDSEDDLMFEWEHYRYEINQIFSNDDIIKRGTTEYDDFWKFLKKYQGLQKQKTIRQMCGNKQYREETGAGEVSSVYRVPQHFDKRYNINFALTVTTDDFQRRLPIRDLDEDKPSLSRKRLTELKFIILLYLDFLQKQRFEKLKKLRETQANLPISNYKEEIISKVSSNNVVIIAGDTGCGKSTQVPQYLLAAGYSNIACTQPRRIACISLSKRVAYETLNEFGSKVGYQIRFEKNKTEHTKIVFLTEGLLLRQVASDPLLSMYDVMILDEIHERHLHTDFLLGVIKCLVMQREDIKVVLMSATINLDLFRNYFMGKAPVVQVPGRLYPIKLQYFPIPVIEQASKSEKLNPAPYVRILQLIDKKYPDDERGDLLIFLSGMSEISTVVEAVKLYGQQTGKWIVLPLHSTLSVSEQEKVFDVPPEGIRKCIVSTNIAETSVTIDGVRFVIDSGKVKEMSFDAQSKMRKLKEFWISQASAEQRKGRAGRTGPGTCFRLYTDQEYSQFSQYSTPEIQRVPLDSLVLQMISMGLPNVRLFPFIEPPAQEQLENAVQSLKAHAAITEAEGVTTIGNLLSQLPMDISLGKMLIMGSLFHQVEPVLSLAAAMSVQSPFTNRARRDPDCEAFIKTLQSDHGDPFTLLALYREWLYIKQNGHENSRKWCKRRGLEEQRFYEMTKLRHQFLQLLQESGLQEVAGCARAPLTSAERAQRSGHLRQLHDLKRELYKDGPRKVKVLKVSHGEEVVSDEEDNRTDIKDVDFRIKNDQKRLSEIYRSCKIHTLKDIIMMKIIICSGLYPNVAIADEHNNYKPGSEQLFHTFAKPFTVLHPNSVFSSQPEVLQIADSDIIEYPGFSLRNPLCSKHQFLVYVSLLETNKPYLVDSVRVPSAQVVLLFAQSIDTNADMTVIAFDNFIELKFPDAMSAQNLLFQAVQLRTKWKYLLDLRIQISKPSIDNRDRLITDANKLEKDLSVGLIDFFLTDALYAKRRLLAADLAVLHVGPGSGDCILSGNPFSKDASEPCQANNTKGGVDLTEYLTYNSLFDTECSVTTITSYDTVCPYCDKELHVTTLGRLSHMSLCLEGLLQSSENVDAEEENKGDDPTKKKFYCEVCQHTLWLGIKDIFKHKKICK encoded by the exons ATGGGTCACTCAAAGCATAGGGACTCGTCATCTGAGTCATTGGAGGAAAAACATAgaaggaaacacaaaaaaaagcataGGGACTCACCGTCTGAGTCATCGGAAGAAGAACGCagcagaaaacacaaaaaaaggcatTGGGACTCGTCGTCTAAATCTTTGGAGGAAGAACGTAGAAGAAGACACAAAAAAAGGCATAGGGACTCATCATCTGAGTCTTCGGAGGAAGAGCgcagaagaaaacacaaaaaaaagcaaagaaaaaaaagtaagaagcaCTACAAGAGAGATTCAtcaagggagagggacaggaagaggacCAGATCATCCTCAGAATCAAGAGAAGAATCAAGCTTAGGGAGTTATCATCAGAGCATAAAAAGACATAAGAGATCCAGGTCAAGAATGAGATCCTCATCAGAAGAATCAGTTCCATTCAacaaaaaggatgaaataaaggTGAAGAAAGAATACGAAGAACGGGAGGCACTAAAGCTGTCCTCCGATTATAACAGAAAATCTGAAGTTAAGGATACTGTAGCTCAGCGTTGTGGTGATGAAGTCCCTGGCTCTTCAGTCAaacatgagaaaaataaaattacaagttCAGATTCAGAGGATGATCTAATGTTTGAATGGGAGCACTATCGATATGAGATTAATCAGATATTCTCAAATGACGACATTATCAAAAGAGGAACAACTGAATATGATGATTTTTGGAAATTTCTGAAAAAATACCAAggtctccaaaaacaaaaaacaataagacAGATGTGTGGAAATAAGCAGTACAGAGAGGAAACAGGGGCAGGTGAAGTAAGTAGTGTTTACAGAGTTCCTCAGCATTTTGATAAAAGATACAATATCAATTTTGCTCTTACTGTAACTACTGATGATTTTCAAAGAAGACTTCCCATTAGAGATTTAGATGAAGATAAGCCAAGTCTGTCAAGAAAGAGATTAACAGAACTCAAGTTCATTATATTGCTTTATTTAGATTTTCTGCAGAAACAGAGGTTTGAAAAGCTGAAAAAATTGAGGGAAACGCAGGCTAACCTTCCAATTTCAAATTATAAAGAGGAAATAATTTCAAAAGTTTCATCAAACAATGTTGTAATTATAGCTGGTGACACAGGTTGTGGTAAGTCTACCCAAGTGCCACAATATCTGCTTGCAGCAGGTTATTCTAACATTGCATGCACTCAGCCACGTCGTATAGCATGCATATCATTGTCAAAGCGTGTAGCATATGAAACATTAAATGAGTTTGGCTCAAAGGTTGGTTATCAGATAAGATTTGAAAAGAATAAGACGGAACatacaaaaatagtttttttgacAGAGGGACTTCTTCTCAGACAAGTGGCCAGTGATCCACTGCTCTCAATGTATGATGTAATGATTCTTGATGAGATTCATGAAAGGCATCTTCATACAGACTTTCTCTTGGGTGTTATCAAATGCCTTGTAATGCAGCGAGAAGACATAAAGGTTGTTCTAATGTCAGCTACAATAAACCTTGATCTCTTTAGGAATTACTTCATGGGGAAGGCTCCTGTTGTCCAAGTTCCGGGTAGACTTTATCCCATCAAACTGCAGTACTTTCCTATCCCCGTGATTGAGCAGGCAAGTAAGAGTGAGAAGCTGAATCCAGCACCTTATGTAAGAATTTTACAGCTCATTGACAAGAAGTATCCAGATGATGAACGAGGTGATTTGCTGATTTTCCTCAGTGGCATGAGTGAAATATCAACAGTTGTTGAAGCTGTTAAGCTTTATGGTCAGCAGACTGGTAAATGGATTGTGCTACCTTTACACAGTACTCTGTCAGTATCAGAACAAGAAAAGGTGTTTGATGTGCCTCCAGAAGGAATTAGAAAGTGTATTGTCTCCACCAATATTGCTGAGACCTCTGTAACAATAGATGGTGTACGATTTGTTATTGATTCTGGCAAAGTTAAAGAAATGAGTTTTGATGCACAGTCAAAAATGAGAAAGTTAAAGGAATTTTGGATAAGTCAGGCCTCTGCTGAACAGAGAAAAGGTCGAGCAGGTAGAACAGGACCGGGCACTTGTTTCCGACTGTACACAGACCAAGAGTATTCTCAGTTCTCCCAATACAGTACCCCAGAGATCCAGCGTGTCCCGCTAGACTCATTGGTCTTGCAGATGATATCCATGGGCCTCCCCAATGTTCGGCTCTTCCCATTCATTGAGCCTCCTGCCCAAGAACAGTTGGAGAATGCAGTTCAGTCACTGAAAGCTCATGCTGCCATCACCGAAGCTGAAGGAGTAACGACTATTGGAAACCTTCTCTCACAGCTTCCCATGGACATCAGCCTTGGGAAGATGCTGATAATGGGATCTCTTTTCCATCAG GTCGAACCAGTTCTCTCTCTGGCTGCAGCAATGAGCGTGCAGAGTCCCTTCACCAACCGAGCTCGCAGGGATCCTGATTGTGAGGCCTTTATCAAAACTCTTCAGTCAGACCATGGTGACCCTTTCACTCTTCTGGCCTTATACAG AGAATGGCTGTACATCAAGCAGAATGGACACGAGAATTCAAGAAAATGGTGCAAGAGACGAGGGTTGGAAGAACAGAGATTCTACGAAATGACAAAGTTACGCCATCAGTTTTTACAGCTTCTACAAGAGTCAGGCTTACAAGAAGTTGCTGGTTGTGCTCGTGCCCCATTGACAAGTGCTGAAAGAGCTCAGAGAAGTGGTCACTTGCGTCAGCTTCACGATCTTAAAAGAGAGTTGTACAAAGATGGCCCGAGGAAGGTGAAAGTACTGAAAGTGTCTCATGGGGAAGAAGTTGTTAGTGATGAAGAAGATAACCGAACAGACATAAAAGATGTTGATTTCAGGATCAAAAATGACCAGAAGCGACTCTCTGAGATTTACCGAAGTTGCAAAATACATACACTGAAGgatattatcatgatgaaaattataatatgtagtgGACTCTATCCCAATGTAGCAATTGCAGatgaacataataattataagccTGGGAGTGAACAGCTATTTCACACCTTTGCAAAGCCCTTTACTGTTCTGCATCCAAACAGTGTTTTTTCTAGCCAGCCGGAAGTTCTCCAGATTGCTGATTCTGATATAATTGAATATCCTGGATTTAGTCTACGAAATCCTCTATGCTCAAAGCACCAGTTTTTAGTGTATGTTTCTTTGTTGGAGACAAACAAACCCTATCTAGTTGATTCAGTGCGAGTTCCTTCAGCTCAGGTGGTGTTGTTATTTGCACAAAGCATTGATACAAATGCAGATATGACTGTTATAGCTTTTGATAATTTCATTGAATTAAAATTTCCAGATGCAATGTCTGCTCAGAATCTTCTTTTCCAAGCTGTTCAGTTACGTACTAAGTGGAAATATTTGTTGGACTTGAGAATACAGATTTCTAAACCTTCAATTGACAATCGGGATCGGTTGATTACTGATGCTAATAAACTAGAAAAGGACCTTTCTGTTGGATTAATTGATTTCTTCTTAACTGATGCACTATATGCAAAGAGAAGACTTCTTGCTGCAGATCTAGCAGTGCTCCATGTGGGACCTGGGTCAGGAGACTGTATCTTGAGTGGGAATCCATTTAGTAAGGATGCAAGTGAACCATGCCAAGCAAACAATACCAAGGGTGGGGTGGATCTCACAGAATACCTCACTTACAACAGCCTCTTTGATACAGAATGTAGTGTCACCACCATCACTTCTTATGATACAGTCTGTCCTTACTGTGACAAGGAATTGCATGTTACAACTTTAGGGCGTTTGTCACACATGTCACTTTGCTTGGAGGGCTTACTCCAGTCTTCTGAAAATGTGGACgcggaagaagaaaacaaaggtgaTGATCCAACGAAGAAGAAATTCTATTGCGAAGTTTGCCAACACACCCTGTGGTTAGGTATTAAGGACATTTTCAAACACAAGAAAATTTGTAAATAG